One Defluviimonas sp. SAOS-178_SWC DNA window includes the following coding sequences:
- the rsmH gene encoding 16S rRNA (cytosine(1402)-N(4))-methyltransferase RsmH: protein MAAAAARTDDPAPHIPVLLRPLLEAVAPVSGLWVDGTFGAGGYTRGLLEAGADNVVAIDRDPSTFRMAASWAGAYGDRLTLVEGTFSDLDTIAGEQVDGVVLDLGVSSMQIDQPERGFSFQKDGPLDMRMGDSGPTAADLVNEASEAEIADVLYHYGEERAARRIARAIVANRPFETTLQLAHVVERCLPRQKPGQSHPATRSFQAIRIAVNDEFGQLAEGLEAAERALKPGGQLAVVTFHSLEDRVVKRFFQLRSGGEGQGSRYAPEREAVTPAFTLKTRRAVGPDEAELAENPRARSAKLRVGIRTDAPAGQADRAALGLPKPALKGQN from the coding sequence ATGGCCGCTGCCGCAGCCCGCACGGACGATCCCGCCCCCCATATCCCGGTTCTGCTGCGGCCGCTTCTTGAAGCGGTCGCGCCTGTCTCCGGCCTCTGGGTCGATGGCACCTTCGGGGCCGGCGGTTACACAAGGGGGCTTCTGGAGGCGGGCGCCGACAACGTCGTCGCCATCGACCGCGATCCGAGCACGTTCCGCATGGCCGCAAGCTGGGCCGGCGCTTACGGCGACCGGCTGACCCTTGTCGAAGGCACGTTCTCCGATCTCGATACTATTGCCGGAGAGCAGGTGGACGGGGTCGTCCTCGATCTCGGTGTGTCCTCGATGCAGATCGACCAGCCGGAGCGCGGGTTCTCCTTCCAGAAGGACGGCCCGCTCGACATGCGCATGGGCGACAGCGGCCCCACCGCCGCCGATCTGGTGAACGAGGCCAGCGAAGCCGAGATCGCCGATGTCCTCTATCACTATGGCGAGGAGCGCGCCGCGCGCCGCATCGCCCGCGCCATCGTCGCCAACCGCCCCTTCGAGACGACCCTGCAACTCGCCCATGTCGTCGAGCGTTGCCTGCCGCGCCAGAAACCGGGGCAAAGCCACCCGGCAACCCGGAGCTTCCAGGCGATCCGCATCGCGGTGAACGACGAGTTCGGCCAGCTCGCCGAGGGGCTGGAGGCGGCGGAGCGGGCGCTGAAGCCCGGCGGGCAGCTTGCCGTCGTGACCTTCCATTCGCTTGAGGACCGCGTGGTCAAACGGTTTTTCCAGCTTCGCTCAGGCGGCGAAGGGCAGGGCAGCCGCTATGCCCCCGAGCGGGAAGCGGTCACGCCGGCCTTCACGCTCAAGACCCGCCGCGCCGTCGGCCCGGACGAGGCCGAACTGGCCGAGAACCCGCGCGCCCGTTCCGCCAAGCTCCGCGTCGGAATCCGCACCGATGCCCCCGCCGGCCAGGCCGACCGGGCCGCCCTCGGGCTTCCGAAACCCGCGCTCAAAGGACAGAACTGA
- a CDS encoding division/cell wall cluster transcriptional repressor MraZ has translation MDAKGRVSIPAPFRRVIEASDPDWKEGLRPNIVIVYGPESQDWLEVFSMEAIHEMDEQISLMQRGSSERLMIEERMYGQSIESVIDDDGRLTIPQKLREKIGLKGEAFFISAGDYFRIWNPETYEAKAARRSQRLADQYPEDFDPRSLLPPLPRA, from the coding sequence GTGGACGCGAAAGGTCGCGTATCCATCCCCGCGCCGTTCCGCCGCGTGATCGAAGCCTCCGACCCGGACTGGAAAGAAGGTCTGCGCCCGAACATCGTCATCGTCTACGGCCCCGAAAGCCAGGACTGGCTCGAAGTCTTCTCGATGGAAGCGATCCACGAGATGGACGAGCAGATTTCCCTTATGCAGCGCGGCTCGTCCGAGCGGCTGATGATCGAGGAGCGCATGTACGGCCAGTCGATCGAAAGCGTGATCGACGATGACGGGCGCCTGACGATCCCGCAAAAACTGCGCGAGAAGATCGGGTTGAAGGGCGAGGCGTTCTTCATCTCCGCCGGCGACTATTTCCGCATCTGGAACCCCGAGACCTACGAGGCGAAGGCCGCGCGCCGGAGCCAGCGCCTGGCCGACCAGTATCCCGAGGACTTCGATCCCAGAAGCCTCCTGCCGCCCTTGCCGAGGGCTTGA
- a CDS encoding DUF1127 domain-containing protein produces the protein MAYVNGVRGIEASLAERAAAFVNGLRDNHRRYRVYRQTMNELRALSDRELNDLGIHRSAITAIAMEAAYGK, from the coding sequence ATGGCATATGTAAATGGAGTTCGCGGGATCGAAGCCAGCCTGGCCGAGCGCGCCGCGGCCTTTGTGAACGGACTGCGTGACAATCACCGCCGCTACCGCGTCTACCGTCAGACGATGAACGAGTTGCGGGCGCTGAGCGATCGCGAACTGAACGATCTCGGCATCCACCGCTCGGCGATCACGGCAATCGCGATGGAAGCCGCCTACGGCAAATGA
- a CDS encoding ATP-dependent helicase — protein MSSYDDHDAFEGASLSARAMAARPAPYLDGLNPAQRQAVEALDGPVLMLAGAGTGKTRALTARIAHLLARGHARPNEILAVTFTNKAAREMKERVGRLMGQAVEGMPWMGTFHSISVKILRRHAELVGLKSNFTILDTDDQIRLLKQVIAAANIDEKRWPARQLAGLIDQWKNRAWGPEQVPSAEASAFNHMGTELYAAYQQRLLTLNATDFGDLLLHVVTIFQNHVDVLEQYQRWFRYILVDEYQDTNVAQYLWLRLLAAKHKNICCVGDDDQSIYGWRGAEVGNILRFEKDFPGATVIRLEQNYRSTEHILAAASGLISANAGRLGKTLWTEAKGGEKVRLIGHWDGEEEARWIGEEAEALQRGTRGMEPVSLNDQAILVRASHQMRAFEDRFLTIGLPYRVIGGPRFYERLEIRDAMAYFRLAVSPEDDLAFERVVNTPKRGLGDKGQQVIQRSARDAGASLSVGARRALASGQLSGRAAGQLLQFVENVERWHRLTLRDGQSHIELAEMILEESGYTEMWQNDKTPEAPGRLENLKELIKALEQFDNLQGFLEHVALIMDNDTEDATEKISIMTLHAAKGLEFPVVFLPGWEDGLFPSQRSMDESGLKGLEEERRLGYVGITRAEELCTISFAGNRRVYGQWQSQMPSRFIDELPAKHVEVLTPPGLYGGGYGAAAMSSGIEDRAARADVYNSPGWKRMQDRAGARPVSQPRESRHVVIDLDAVSAFSEGDRVFHQKFGYGRVDGIEGDKLEVAFDKAGTKHVLASYIVSAETADDIPF, from the coding sequence ATGAGCAGCTATGACGATCACGACGCCTTCGAAGGCGCCTCGCTGTCCGCCCGCGCGATGGCCGCGCGGCCGGCGCCATACCTCGACGGGCTCAATCCCGCGCAGCGGCAGGCGGTGGAGGCGCTCGACGGGCCGGTCCTGATGCTCGCCGGGGCCGGCACCGGCAAGACGCGCGCGCTTACAGCGCGGATCGCGCATCTTCTGGCGCGGGGACATGCGCGGCCAAACGAGATCCTCGCCGTGACGTTCACCAACAAGGCCGCGCGCGAGATGAAGGAACGGGTGGGGCGGCTGATGGGGCAGGCGGTCGAGGGGATGCCCTGGATGGGCACCTTCCATTCGATCAGCGTGAAGATCCTGCGCCGCCATGCCGAGCTTGTCGGTCTGAAGTCCAATTTCACCATTCTCGACACCGACGACCAGATCCGCCTGTTGAAACAGGTGATCGCGGCGGCGAATATCGACGAGAAACGCTGGCCCGCGCGGCAACTGGCCGGGCTGATCGACCAGTGGAAGAACCGCGCCTGGGGACCGGAGCAGGTGCCGAGCGCGGAAGCGAGCGCCTTCAACCACATGGGCACCGAACTTTACGCGGCCTATCAGCAGCGGCTTCTCACGCTGAACGCCACCGATTTCGGCGACCTCCTCCTCCATGTCGTGACGATCTTCCAGAACCACGTTGACGTTCTCGAACAATACCAGCGCTGGTTCCGCTACATCCTTGTCGACGAGTATCAGGATACGAACGTCGCCCAGTATCTCTGGCTCAGGCTTCTGGCCGCAAAGCACAAGAACATCTGCTGCGTCGGCGACGACGACCAGTCGATCTATGGCTGGCGCGGCGCCGAGGTCGGCAACATCCTGCGGTTCGAGAAGGATTTTCCCGGCGCCACGGTGATCCGGCTCGAACAGAACTACCGGTCGACCGAGCATATCCTCGCCGCCGCTTCCGGGCTGATTTCGGCCAATGCCGGGCGGCTCGGCAAGACCCTCTGGACCGAGGCGAAGGGCGGCGAGAAGGTCCGCCTCATCGGCCACTGGGACGGCGAGGAAGAGGCGCGCTGGATCGGCGAGGAGGCGGAGGCGTTGCAACGGGGGACCCGCGGCATGGAGCCCGTGAGCCTCAACGATCAGGCGATCCTCGTCCGCGCCTCGCACCAGATGCGCGCCTTCGAGGACCGCTTCCTGACCATCGGCCTGCCGTACCGCGTCATCGGCGGCCCGCGCTTCTACGAGCGGCTCGAGATCCGGGACGCGATGGCCTATTTCCGCCTCGCCGTCTCGCCCGAAGACGATCTCGCGTTCGAACGCGTGGTGAATACCCCCAAGCGCGGGCTTGGTGACAAGGGCCAGCAGGTGATCCAGCGGAGCGCCCGCGATGCGGGCGCGAGCCTGTCTGTCGGCGCGCGCCGGGCGCTCGCCTCCGGTCAGCTGTCCGGCCGGGCGGCCGGTCAGCTTCTGCAATTCGTCGAGAATGTCGAGCGCTGGCACCGGCTGACCCTGCGCGACGGCCAGAGCCATATTGAGCTGGCCGAGATGATCCTCGAGGAATCGGGCTACACGGAGATGTGGCAGAACGACAAGACGCCCGAGGCGCCGGGGCGGCTCGAGAACCTCAAGGAACTGATCAAGGCGCTGGAGCAGTTCGACAACCTGCAAGGGTTCCTCGAACATGTCGCGCTGATCATGGACAACGACACCGAGGATGCGACCGAGAAGATTTCCATCATGACGCTTCACGCCGCGAAAGGTCTGGAATTCCCGGTGGTGTTCCTGCCGGGATGGGAGGACGGCCTTTTCCCCTCGCAGCGCTCGATGGACGAAAGCGGGCTCAAGGGCCTCGAGGAGGAACGCCGGCTCGGTTATGTCGGGATTACGCGGGCCGAGGAGCTTTGCACGATTTCCTTCGCCGGCAATCGCCGGGTTTACGGACAGTGGCAAAGCCAGATGCCCTCGCGGTTCATCGACGAATTGCCGGCGAAGCATGTCGAGGTGCTGACGCCGCCCGGCCTTTACGGCGGCGGCTACGGTGCGGCGGCGATGTCGTCGGGGATCGAGGACCGGGCGGCGCGCGCCGACGTCTACAACTCGCCGGGCTGGAAGCGGATGCAGGACCGCGCCGGCGCGCGTCCGGTGAGCCAGCCCCGCGAATCGCGCCACGTGGTGATCGACCTCGACGCCGTTTCGGCCTTCAGCGAGGGCGACCGGGTCTTCCATCAGAAGTTCGGTTACGGCCGCGTCGACGGGATCGAGGGCGACAAGCTCGAAGTGGCGTTCGACAAGGCCGGCACCAAGCATGTCCTTGCGAGCTACATCGTCTCGGCCGAGACGGCGGACGACATCCCGTTCTGA
- a CDS encoding alpha-hydroxy acid oxidase — MDLNQRYPAIADLKASARARIPLFVWEYLDSATGTEATLRRNRAKLDEVLFRPSILHGEFTPDLTTELFGQRFPLPFGVSPVGMSGLIWPDAERLLAAAAGKAGLPYSISTVASQTPEFVAPVLGQHGWFQMYPPRDPEIRRDMLKRAKDAGFSALILTVDVPVASRRERQTRSGLTQPPKLTPRLFAQVAMRPAWALGTLRMGMPRMRLMDDYAENKVSLSSTAHIGYLLRTSPDWDYLMALRDAWDGPLIIKGALDPDDAARLQDAGADAIWVSNHAGRQFDAAPATIEVLPAIRAATTLPVIFDSGIEGGLDILRAIALGADFVMLGRAWHYALGALGPDGPAHLIDMLTKDMTANMGQLGARRLSDLPGRALPGP, encoded by the coding sequence ATGGACCTGAACCAACGCTATCCGGCCATCGCCGACCTCAAGGCCAGCGCCCGCGCGCGCATCCCGCTTTTCGTCTGGGAATATCTCGACAGCGCCACCGGAACCGAGGCGACTCTCCGCCGCAACCGGGCGAAGCTGGACGAGGTTCTGTTCCGCCCCTCGATCCTGCACGGCGAGTTCACGCCCGACCTGACGACCGAGCTTTTCGGCCAGCGTTTCCCGCTGCCCTTCGGAGTCTCGCCCGTCGGCATGTCCGGGCTGATCTGGCCCGATGCCGAACGGCTGCTCGCGGCTGCGGCGGGCAAGGCCGGCCTGCCCTATTCGATCTCGACGGTGGCGAGCCAGACGCCGGAATTCGTGGCGCCCGTCCTCGGACAGCACGGCTGGTTCCAGATGTATCCGCCGCGCGACCCCGAGATTCGGCGCGATATGCTGAAGCGCGCGAAGGATGCCGGGTTCTCGGCGCTGATCCTCACCGTCGACGTCCCCGTGGCGAGCCGGCGGGAGCGGCAGACCCGCTCCGGCCTGACCCAGCCGCCGAAACTGACACCGCGGCTTTTCGCGCAAGTGGCGATGCGGCCGGCCTGGGCGCTTGGCACACTCAGGATGGGCATGCCGCGAATGCGCCTGATGGACGACTATGCGGAGAACAAGGTCAGCCTCTCTTCGACCGCCCATATCGGGTATCTCCTTCGCACCTCGCCCGACTGGGACTACCTCATGGCGCTCCGCGACGCCTGGGACGGGCCGCTAATCATCAAGGGCGCCCTCGACCCTGACGACGCGGCGCGACTTCAGGACGCCGGCGCGGATGCGATCTGGGTGTCGAATCATGCCGGCCGGCAGTTCGACGCCGCCCCGGCCACAATCGAGGTCTTGCCGGCGATCCGCGCCGCGACCACCCTGCCGGTTATCTTCGACAGCGGCATCGAGGGCGGGCTCGACATCCTGCGCGCCATCGCGCTTGGTGCCGATTTCGTCATGCTGGGCCGGGCCTGGCACTATGCGCTCGGCGCGCTCGGGCCGGACGGTCCGGCACATCTGATCGACATGCTGACGAAAGACATGACGGCGAATATGGGCCAGCTCGGGGCGCGGCGCCTGTCGGACCTCCCGGGCCGCGCGCTGCCCGGCCCCTGA
- a CDS encoding pyruvate carboxylase, producing MAEFKKILIANRGEIAIRVMRAATELGKRTVAVYAEEDKLSLHRFKADEAYRIGEGLGPVAAYLSIPEIIRVAKECGADAIHPGYGLLSENPDFVEACAANDITFIGPKAETMRALGDKASARRVAIAAGVPVIPATEVLGDDFDAIMTEAAGIGYPLMLKASWGGGGRGMRPITKPEELVEKVREGRREAEAAFGNGEGYLEKMILRARHVEVQILGDMHGNIYHLYERDCTVQRRNQKVVERAPAPYLTEAQRAEVCELGRKICAHVNYECAGTVEFLMDMEDGKFYFIEVNPRVQVEHTVTEEVTGIDIVQSQIKIAEGKTLAEATGISRQQDIELRGHALQCRVTTEDPQNNFIPDYGRITAYRSATGMGIRLDGGTAYAGGVITRYYDSLLVKVTAWAPTPTQAIARMDRALREFRIRGVSTNIAFVENLLKHPTFLDNTYTTKFIDTTPGLFNFKKRRDRATKILTYIADITVNGHPETAGRPKPPAEARSPKPPKLRAAPVPGTRNLLEEQGPQAVADWMAAQKKLLLTDTTMRDGHQSLLATRMRSIDMIKVAPAYAANLPELFSVECWGGATFDVAYRFLQECPWQRLRDLRKAMPNLMTQMLLRASNGVGYTNYPDNVVQEFVRQAAKTGIDVFRVFDSLNWVENMRVAMDAVIENNKVCEGAICYTGDILNPDRAKYDLAYYVDMGKALKSAGAHVLGLKDMAGLLKPAAARVLFKALKEEVGLPIHFHTHDTSGIAGATILAAADAGVSAVDAAMDAFSGGTSQPCLGSIVEALAHTDRDTGLDIAAIRQISNYWEGVRHQYAAFESGLEAPASEVYLHEMPGGQFTNLKAQARSLGLEERWHEVAQAYADANQMFGDIVKVTPSSKVVGDMALMMVAQNLTRAQVEDPATDVAFPDSVVDMMRGNLGQPPGGFPEGIVGKVLKGERPNTERPGKHLKPVDLETTRASVSKELLGFAVDDEDLNGYLMYPKVFLDYMGRHRLYGPVRTLPTRTFFYGMQPGDEIAAEIDPGKTLEIRLQAVGETTDDGEVKVFFELNGQPRVIRVPNRLVKSQTAAKPKAADGNPNHVGAPMPGSVASVAVTAGQKVNAGDLLLTIEAMKMETGIHADRAATVKAVLVHPGSQIEAKDLLVELE from the coding sequence ATGGCTGAGTTCAAGAAAATTCTGATTGCCAACCGCGGCGAGATCGCCATCCGCGTCATGCGTGCTGCGACCGAACTCGGCAAGCGGACCGTCGCGGTCTATGCCGAGGAGGACAAGCTCTCGCTCCACCGCTTCAAGGCCGACGAGGCCTACCGGATCGGCGAGGGGCTCGGTCCCGTCGCGGCCTATCTCTCGATCCCCGAGATCATCCGCGTGGCGAAGGAATGCGGCGCCGACGCGATCCATCCGGGTTACGGGCTCTTGTCCGAAAACCCCGATTTCGTTGAGGCCTGCGCGGCGAACGACATCACCTTCATCGGCCCGAAGGCCGAGACGATGCGTGCCCTTGGCGACAAGGCCAGCGCCCGGCGCGTGGCCATCGCGGCGGGCGTGCCGGTCATTCCCGCGACCGAGGTGCTCGGCGACGATTTCGACGCGATCATGACGGAAGCGGCCGGGATCGGCTATCCGCTGATGCTGAAGGCCTCCTGGGGCGGCGGCGGGCGCGGAATGCGGCCGATCACCAAGCCCGAGGAACTCGTCGAGAAGGTCCGCGAGGGCCGGCGCGAGGCCGAGGCCGCCTTTGGCAACGGCGAGGGCTATCTCGAAAAGATGATCCTGCGCGCGCGCCATGTCGAGGTGCAGATCCTCGGCGACATGCATGGCAATATCTACCACCTTTACGAACGCGACTGCACCGTCCAGCGCCGCAACCAGAAGGTCGTCGAACGCGCCCCCGCCCCCTACCTGACCGAGGCCCAGCGCGCCGAGGTCTGCGAGCTTGGCCGCAAGATCTGCGCCCATGTGAACTATGAATGCGCCGGCACCGTCGAGTTCCTGATGGATATGGAGGACGGCAAGTTCTACTTCATCGAGGTCAATCCCCGCGTCCAGGTCGAGCATACCGTGACCGAGGAAGTGACCGGGATCGACATCGTCCAATCGCAGATCAAGATCGCCGAGGGCAAGACGCTGGCCGAGGCGACCGGCATCAGCCGTCAACAGGATATCGAGCTTCGGGGCCACGCGCTCCAGTGCCGGGTCACGACGGAAGATCCGCAGAACAACTTCATCCCCGATTACGGCCGGATTACCGCATACCGGTCCGCGACGGGCATGGGCATCCGCCTTGACGGCGGCACCGCTTATGCGGGCGGCGTGATCACCCGCTACTACGACTCGCTTCTCGTGAAGGTCACCGCCTGGGCGCCGACACCGACGCAGGCGATCGCCCGGATGGACCGGGCGCTGAGGGAGTTCCGCATCCGCGGGGTCTCCACCAACATCGCCTTCGTCGAGAACCTCCTGAAGCACCCGACCTTCCTCGACAACACCTACACGACGAAGTTCATCGACACGACGCCGGGTCTTTTCAACTTCAAGAAGCGCCGCGACCGCGCGACGAAGATCCTGACCTACATCGCCGACATCACGGTGAACGGGCACCCCGAGACCGCCGGCCGGCCGAAACCGCCCGCCGAGGCGCGGAGCCCGAAGCCGCCGAAGCTGCGCGCCGCCCCGGTTCCGGGCACCCGGAACCTGCTCGAGGAACAAGGCCCGCAGGCCGTCGCCGACTGGATGGCCGCGCAGAAGAAGCTGCTGCTGACCGACACCACGATGCGCGACGGGCACCAGTCGCTTCTCGCCACCCGGATGCGGTCGATCGACATGATCAAGGTGGCGCCGGCCTACGCGGCCAACCTGCCTGAGCTGTTCAGCGTCGAGTGCTGGGGCGGCGCCACCTTCGACGTGGCCTATCGGTTCTTGCAGGAATGCCCCTGGCAGCGGCTCCGCGATCTCAGGAAGGCGATGCCGAACCTGATGACTCAGATGCTGCTCCGCGCCTCGAACGGCGTCGGCTACACGAACTACCCCGACAACGTGGTGCAGGAATTCGTGCGCCAGGCCGCCAAGACCGGCATCGACGTCTTCCGCGTCTTCGACAGCCTCAACTGGGTCGAGAACATGCGCGTCGCGATGGACGCGGTGATCGAGAACAACAAGGTCTGCGAAGGCGCGATCTGTTATACCGGCGACATCCTGAATCCCGACCGGGCGAAATACGACCTCGCCTATTACGTCGACATGGGCAAGGCGCTGAAATCCGCCGGCGCCCATGTCCTCGGGCTGAAAGACATGGCCGGTCTTTTGAAACCGGCGGCGGCCCGCGTCCTCTTCAAGGCGCTGAAGGAAGAGGTCGGCCTGCCGATCCACTTCCATACCCATGACACGTCGGGCATCGCCGGGGCGACGATCCTCGCCGCCGCCGATGCCGGCGTCTCGGCCGTCGACGCGGCGATGGACGCCTTCTCCGGCGGCACATCGCAGCCCTGCCTCGGCTCCATTGTCGAAGCGCTGGCCCATACCGACCGCGATACCGGCCTCGACATCGCGGCGATCCGGCAGATTTCCAACTACTGGGAAGGCGTGCGCCACCAGTATGCGGCGTTTGAGTCCGGGCTGGAGGCCCCCGCCTCGGAGGTCTATCTGCACGAAATGCCCGGCGGCCAGTTCACCAATCTCAAGGCGCAGGCGCGCTCGCTGGGGCTTGAGGAACGCTGGCACGAGGTGGCGCAGGCCTATGCCGACGCCAACCAGATGTTCGGCGACATCGTCAAGGTCACGCCCTCGTCGAAAGTCGTCGGGGACATGGCGCTAATGATGGTCGCGCAGAACCTGACGCGCGCGCAGGTGGAAGACCCCGCCACCGACGTGGCCTTCCCCGACAGCGTCGTCGACATGATGCGCGGCAACCTCGGCCAGCCGCCGGGCGGCTTCCCCGAGGGCATCGTCGGAAAGGTACTCAAGGGCGAGCGGCCGAACACCGAACGGCCGGGCAAGCACCTGAAACCCGTCGATCTGGAAACGACGCGCGCCTCCGTCTCGAAGGAGCTTCTGGGGTTCGCCGTCGATGACGAGGACCTGAACGGCTACCTGATGTATCCCAAGGTCTTTCTCGACTACATGGGCCGCCACCGGCTCTACGGGCCGGTCCGCACGCTGCCCACCCGCACCTTCTTCTACGGCATGCAGCCGGGCGACGAGATCGCTGCCGAGATCGACCCTGGCAAGACCCTCGAAATCCGGCTTCAGGCGGTGGGCGAGACGACCGACGACGGAGAGGTCAAGGTGTTCTTCGAACTCAACGGCCAGCCCCGCGTGATCCGCGTGCCGAACCGGCTGGTGAAGTCGCAGACGGCGGCGAAACCGAAAGCGGCCGACGGCAACCCCAACCATGTCGGCGCGCCGATGCCGGGCTCCGTCGCCTCCGTCGCGGTCACGGCCGGTCAGAAGGTCAATGCCGGCGATCTTCTGCTGACCATCGAGGCGATGAAGATGGAGACCGGAATCCATGCCGACCGGGCGGCAACGGTGAAAGCCGTCCTCGTCCATCCCGGCAGCCAGATCGAGGCCAAGGATCTTCTGGTCGAACTGGAGTGA
- a CDS encoding Hint domain-containing protein: MFMQNATTFRAAEKISLALHGLNFLPDFDGAGILVGSLVETEAGWRPVETLARGTRVATYDGGFRPVARVERHHLWPAAEADMVHVPGGALDNRGDFSLLAGQHVLVASHVAEEVLRRHADPGLGPRGVSGHRAAEPSPSG; encoded by the coding sequence ATGTTCATGCAGAACGCCACGACCTTCCGCGCCGCCGAGAAGATCTCCCTCGCGCTCCACGGGCTGAATTTCCTGCCGGACTTCGACGGCGCCGGCATTCTGGTCGGCAGCCTCGTCGAAACCGAAGCGGGTTGGCGCCCGGTCGAGACCCTGGCCCGGGGCACCCGTGTCGCCACCTATGACGGCGGTTTCCGCCCCGTCGCCCGGGTCGAGCGGCATCATCTCTGGCCCGCCGCCGAGGCCGACATGGTCCACGTGCCGGGCGGTGCCCTCGACAATCGCGGCGACTTCAGCCTCCTGGCGGGTCAGCACGTCTTGGTGGCCTCCCATGTGGCCGAGGAGGTGCTGCGCCGGCACGCTGATCCCGGCCTCGGCCCTCGTGGGGTATCGGGGCATCGCGCGGCGGAACCTTCTCCGTCCGGCTGA
- the hisB gene encoding imidazoleglycerol-phosphate dehydratase HisB gives MRKAQITRKTAETEIAVEIDLDGTGTYSNETGVGFFDHMLDQLSRHSMIDLTIRAKGDLHIDDHHTVEDTGIALGQALTKALGDKKGIRRYGHFALAMDDAQVATALDLSGRPYLVWTMEFPTAKIGTFDTELVREFFQALSTHGGITLHIDRVHGINSHHIAEAAFKSVAKALRMAVEPDPQAAGVLPSTKGAL, from the coding sequence ATGCGCAAGGCCCAGATCACGCGGAAGACCGCAGAGACCGAGATCGCGGTCGAGATCGACCTCGACGGCACCGGCACCTATTCCAACGAGACGGGCGTGGGTTTCTTCGACCACATGCTCGACCAGTTGTCGCGCCATTCGATGATCGACTTGACGATCCGGGCGAAGGGCGACCTGCATATCGACGACCACCACACGGTCGAGGATACGGGCATCGCGCTCGGGCAGGCTCTGACGAAGGCGCTTGGCGACAAGAAGGGCATCCGCCGCTACGGGCACTTCGCGCTCGCCATGGACGACGCGCAGGTCGCGACCGCGCTCGACCTCTCGGGGCGGCCCTACCTCGTCTGGACGATGGAGTTCCCAACGGCGAAGATCGGCACCTTCGACACTGAGCTTGTGCGCGAATTCTTCCAGGCACTCTCGACCCATGGCGGGATCACGCTGCACATCGACCGCGTGCACGGGATCAACAGCCACCACATTGCCGAAGCCGCGTTCAAATCCGTCGCCAAGGCGCTCCGCATGGCGGTCGAGCCCGATCCGCAGGCGGCGGGCGTGTTGCCGTCGACCAAGGGGGCGCTGTGA
- the hisH gene encoding imidazole glycerol phosphate synthase subunit HisH produces the protein MSLTVVVDYDSGNLHSAEKAFQRMAAETGAGSVLVSSRPEDVARADRIVLPGDGAFPACREALDRFTGLFEAIEEAVTARARPFLGICIGMQMMATRGLEYRETPGFGWIGGEVVKIEPADKALKVPHMGWNDLVIDRPHPVLAGITTGNHAYFVHSYHFRVADPAHLLAHCDYGGPITAIVGRDNMVGTQFHPEKSQSTGLRLIANFLAWRP, from the coding sequence GTGAGCCTTACGGTCGTCGTCGATTACGATTCCGGCAATCTCCACTCGGCCGAAAAGGCGTTCCAGCGCATGGCGGCCGAGACGGGGGCAGGCTCCGTCCTCGTGTCGTCCCGGCCCGAGGATGTCGCCCGCGCCGACCGGATCGTTCTGCCGGGCGACGGCGCCTTCCCGGCCTGCCGGGAGGCGCTCGACCGCTTCACCGGGCTGTTCGAGGCGATCGAAGAGGCGGTGACGGCGCGCGCGCGCCCGTTCCTCGGCATCTGCATCGGCATGCAGATGATGGCGACGCGCGGGCTGGAATACCGCGAGACGCCGGGCTTCGGCTGGATCGGCGGCGAAGTCGTGAAGATCGAGCCTGCGGACAAGGCGCTGAAGGTTCCGCATATGGGCTGGAACGACCTCGTCATCGACCGTCCCCACCCGGTGCTGGCGGGGATCACGACCGGCAACCACGCCTATTTCGTCCATTCCTACCATTTCCGCGTCGCCGACCCGGCACATCTTCTGGCGCATTGCGACTATGGCGGGCCGATCACCGCGATCGTCGGCCGCGACAACATGGTCGGCACCCAGTTCCACCCCGAAAAGAGCCAGTCGACGGGGCTCCGGCTCATCGCCAATTTCCTCGCCTGGCGCCCCTGA